Proteins encoded by one window of Inmirania thermothiophila:
- a CDS encoding proton-translocating transhydrogenase family protein: MSAPMETLYVFVLSCFIGYWVIWGVTPALHTPLISLTNAISGVVIVGAMLVGGFGDGAPGAAWLGFLATLLASINIFGGFAVTERMLRMFRGRDGG, translated from the coding sequence ATGTCTGCACCCATGGAGACCCTCTACGTCTTCGTGCTCTCCTGCTTCATCGGCTACTGGGTGATCTGGGGCGTCACCCCGGCCCTGCACACGCCGCTCATCTCCCTCACCAACGCCATCTCCGGCGTGGTGATCGTCGGCGCCATGCTCGTCGGCGGCTTCGGCGACGGCGCCCCCGGGGCGGCCTGGCTCGGCTTCCTTGCCACCCTGCTCGCCTCCATCAACATCTTCGGCGGCTTCGCGGTGACCGAGCGCATGCTGCGCATGTTCCGCGGCCGCGACGGGGGCTGA
- a CDS encoding Re/Si-specific NAD(P)(+) transhydrogenase subunit alpha: MLSIGIPKETAAGETRVAATPDSLRRLLGEGVEVVVEAGAGEAAGFRDADYEAAGARVADAAAVWSCPVVCKVRRPALAELEGAAEGVLVVGLLEPHRDEGLFERLAALRASAIAMERIPRITRAQGMDALSSQANIAGYRAVIEAAAALQRFFPMMMTAAGSARPARVVVLGAGVAGLQAIATARRLGAVVEAFDVRPEVAEQVQSLGASFIDIRLEEDAHGEGGYARELSADSQQRLRDALGERLLDADVVISTALVPGRRAPLLIEAKTVERMRRGAVIVDLAAASGGNCELTRADEIVRVGDVTILGPTNLPARLATDASQFYARNVANLMGLLLHREDGDASLVLDTGDAIVDAALVVHEGDIRHAPTS, encoded by the coding sequence TTGCTGAGCATCGGGATTCCGAAGGAGACGGCGGCGGGGGAGACCCGCGTCGCCGCCACCCCGGACAGCCTTCGCCGGCTCCTCGGCGAGGGCGTCGAGGTGGTGGTGGAGGCCGGCGCCGGCGAGGCCGCCGGCTTCCGCGACGCCGACTACGAGGCGGCCGGGGCCCGCGTCGCGGACGCCGCCGCCGTGTGGTCCTGCCCCGTGGTGTGCAAGGTGCGGCGACCGGCGCTGGCCGAGCTGGAGGGCGCGGCCGAGGGCGTGCTGGTGGTCGGGCTGCTGGAGCCGCACCGCGACGAGGGGCTGTTCGAGCGCCTCGCGGCGCTGCGGGCGAGCGCCATCGCCATGGAGCGCATCCCCCGCATCACCCGCGCCCAGGGCATGGACGCCCTCTCCTCGCAGGCCAACATCGCCGGCTACCGGGCGGTGATCGAGGCCGCCGCGGCCCTCCAGCGCTTCTTCCCGATGATGATGACCGCCGCCGGCTCGGCCCGCCCGGCGCGGGTGGTGGTGCTGGGGGCGGGTGTGGCCGGCCTGCAGGCCATCGCCACCGCGCGCCGGCTCGGGGCGGTGGTGGAGGCCTTCGACGTGCGCCCCGAGGTCGCCGAACAGGTGCAGTCCCTGGGGGCCTCCTTCATCGACATCCGCCTGGAGGAGGACGCCCACGGCGAGGGGGGCTACGCCCGCGAGCTCTCCGCCGACAGCCAGCAGCGGCTGCGCGACGCCCTCGGCGAGCGCCTGCTCGACGCCGACGTGGTGATCAGCACCGCCCTCGTACCCGGCCGGCGCGCCCCGCTGCTCATCGAGGCCAAGACCGTCGAGCGCATGCGCCGGGGGGCCGTGATCGTGGACCTCGCGGCGGCGAGCGGCGGCAACTGCGAGCTGACGCGCGCCGACGAGATCGTGCGCGTGGGCGACGTCACCATCCTCGGCCCCACGAACCTGCCGGCGCGGCTCGCCACCGACGCAAGCCAGTTCTACGCCCGCAACGTCGCCAACCTCATGGGGCTGCTGCTGCACCGGGAGGACGGCGACGCGAGCCTGGTCCTCGACACCGGCGACGCCATCGTCGATGCCGCCCTCGTCGTGCACGAGGGCGACATCCGGCACGCCCCCACGTCCTAG
- a CDS encoding sensor histidine kinase: protein MTLRDLSLRYKVPLRTTVLILVTALVVTSALLVRAAQDLRADLTATATATGRLLARTLTPALLHDDVWKAYEIIASALPEAHARGGLRPDLLMILDPMARVYVSTEPRRFPMQSDPGEDGPEYAAVRDLVAAARTGTEQTFTPPSGQGFHVTVPIVSDGVLLGTLVMSYPREIFRQRILGFGGRAVAATLLAVVFLLPLGAYWGAQYAEPLVRLARAMRAVGREVPERVELELPAAGDEIGQLAVQFERMVAELREKQRLEQQMVVAERLAAIGRFTAGIAHEINNPLGGLLNAVSTLRRHGCDDPLTQRTVSLLERGLHQIRETVAALLVEARPDPHPLTREDIEDVRRLVAPEAGRRGITLAWDNRIPERTRLPASLVRQVLINLLLNAVQAAPEGGRVGVRASIEGGLVRLEVCNDGPPIPAEALPRLFEPFATTKAGGRGLGLWVTYQIVDGLGGEIQVTSEAGDTRFRVTLPLDREDAPGHPPDREIGVLP, encoded by the coding sequence ATGACCCTGCGGGATCTCAGCCTGCGCTACAAGGTGCCGCTGCGCACCACCGTCCTCATCCTCGTCACCGCGCTGGTGGTGACCAGCGCCCTGCTCGTGCGCGCGGCGCAGGACCTGCGCGCCGACCTCACCGCCACCGCCACCGCCACCGGCCGCCTGCTGGCCCGCACCCTCACCCCGGCGCTGCTGCACGACGACGTCTGGAAGGCCTACGAGATCATCGCCTCGGCCCTTCCCGAGGCCCACGCCCGCGGCGGACTGCGGCCGGACCTGCTGATGATCCTCGACCCCATGGCCCGGGTCTACGTCTCCACCGAGCCGCGGCGCTTCCCGATGCAGAGCGACCCCGGCGAGGACGGCCCCGAGTACGCCGCCGTGCGCGACCTCGTCGCCGCCGCGCGCACCGGCACCGAGCAGACCTTCACCCCCCCCTCGGGTCAGGGCTTCCACGTCACCGTGCCCATCGTCTCCGACGGCGTCCTCCTGGGGACGCTGGTGATGTCCTACCCGCGCGAGATCTTCCGCCAGCGCATCCTCGGCTTCGGCGGCCGCGCCGTCGCCGCGACCCTGCTTGCGGTGGTCTTCCTGCTGCCGCTGGGCGCCTACTGGGGGGCCCAGTACGCCGAGCCGCTGGTGCGCCTGGCGCGCGCCATGCGCGCGGTGGGCCGCGAGGTGCCGGAGCGGGTGGAGCTGGAGCTGCCCGCGGCGGGGGACGAGATCGGCCAGCTCGCGGTCCAGTTCGAGCGCATGGTGGCGGAGCTGCGCGAGAAGCAGCGCCTGGAACAGCAGATGGTGGTGGCCGAGCGGCTCGCCGCCATCGGCCGCTTCACCGCCGGCATCGCCCACGAGATCAACAACCCCCTCGGCGGGCTGCTCAACGCCGTGAGCACCCTGCGCCGCCATGGCTGCGACGACCCCCTCACCCAGCGCACCGTCTCCCTGCTCGAGCGCGGCCTGCACCAGATCCGCGAGACCGTGGCCGCGCTCCTGGTGGAGGCGCGTCCCGACCCCCACCCCCTGACCCGGGAGGACATCGAGGACGTGCGCCGGCTGGTGGCCCCGGAGGCGGGCCGCCGCGGCATCACCCTCGCGTGGGACAACCGCATCCCCGAGCGCACCCGCCTGCCCGCGAGCCTGGTCCGCCAGGTCCTCATCAACCTCCTGCTGAACGCCGTCCAGGCCGCCCCCGAGGGCGGCCGCGTGGGCGTCCGCGCCTCGATCGAGGGCGGCCTCGTCCGGCTCGAGGTCTGCAACGACGGCCCCCCGATCCCCGCCGAGGCCCTGCCGCGGCTGTTCGAGCCCTTCGCCACCACCAAGGCCGGCGGGCGCGGGCTCGGCCTCTGGGTCACCTACCAGATCGTCGACGGCCTCGGCGGGGAGATCCAGGTCACCAGCGAGGCCGGGGACACCCGCTTCCGCGTCACCCTCCCCCTGGACCGGGAGGACGCACCCGGCCACCCGCCCGATCGGGAGATCGGTGTCCTCCCATAG
- a CDS encoding PhnD/SsuA/transferrin family substrate-binding protein translates to MKTVTRAFILGLVLLLGPAPASPAPPLRIGLTAVILDDRTGLLEQWRDYLARRLGRPVAFVQRTAYREVVELLVTGRAEAAWLCGFPYVRFRERLRLVAVPLYRGEPLYQSYLIVPASDTDTRSILDLNGRVFAYSDPDSNSGFLVPQYRLRTLGRDPARFFRRTFFTWAHRKVVEAVAVGLADGGAVDGYIWESLARTEPQLTARTRVVERSRKFGFPPIVARADADEATVAALRRVLVGMARDPEGRQILARLNLDGFTPGDDTLFADIRAMMLAVAP, encoded by the coding sequence ATGAAGACGGTGACGCGCGCGTTCATCCTGGGGCTCGTGCTCCTGCTGGGCCCCGCCCCCGCCTCGCCGGCGCCGCCGCTGCGCATCGGCCTCACCGCGGTCATCCTCGACGACCGCACGGGGCTTCTGGAGCAGTGGCGCGACTACCTGGCGCGGCGTCTCGGCCGGCCGGTGGCGTTCGTCCAGCGCACCGCCTACCGCGAGGTGGTGGAGCTGCTCGTCACCGGGCGCGCCGAGGCCGCCTGGCTCTGCGGCTTCCCCTACGTGCGCTTCCGCGAGCGCCTGCGGCTGGTGGCGGTGCCCCTCTATCGCGGCGAGCCCCTCTACCAGTCCTATCTCATCGTGCCCGCCTCCGACACCGACACGCGCTCCATCCTCGACCTCAATGGCAGGGTCTTCGCCTACTCGGACCCGGACTCCAACTCCGGCTTCCTCGTGCCCCAGTACCGCCTGCGCACGCTCGGGCGGGATCCGGCCCGCTTCTTCCGCCGCACCTTCTTCACCTGGGCCCACCGCAAGGTGGTGGAGGCGGTGGCGGTGGGCCTCGCCGACGGCGGCGCCGTCGACGGCTACATCTGGGAGAGCCTCGCGCGCACCGAGCCGCAGCTCACCGCGCGCACCCGGGTGGTGGAGCGCTCGCGCAAGTTCGGCTTCCCGCCCATCGTCGCCCGTGCCGACGCGGACGAGGCGACGGTGGCGGCCCTGCGGCGGGTGCTGGTGGGGATGGCGCGCGACCCCGAGGGCCGGCAGATCCTCGCGCGGCTCAATCTGGACGGCTTCACCCCGGGCGACGACACCCTCTTCGCCGACATCCGCGCCATGATGCTCGCCGTCGCCCCCTGA
- the modA gene encoding molybdate ABC transporter substrate-binding protein, with the protein MARLLLWATLLLWAGAAPAGEVRLAAAADLTYALGEILPRFEVASGHHVRLSLGSSGRFARQILRGAPFELYMSADEGYVRRLAEAGRTEGEGALYAEGRIVLFVPEGSRIGEVSSLEGLGAAARDGRLRRLAIANPAHAPYGRAAAEALRAAGVWAAVEPLLVLGDNAAQATRFAVEGGADAGIIPLSMARAPALAGRGRWRLVPARLHRPLRQRMVLIRGAGAAARALYAYLQGAEARAVLARYGFLLPGG; encoded by the coding sequence ATGGCGAGACTGCTGCTCTGGGCGACGCTGCTGCTCTGGGCCGGCGCGGCGCCGGCGGGCGAGGTGCGCCTCGCCGCGGCGGCCGATCTGACCTACGCCCTCGGCGAGATCCTGCCGCGCTTCGAGGTCGCAAGCGGCCACCACGTCCGCCTCAGCCTCGGCTCATCCGGGCGGTTCGCGCGCCAGATCCTGCGGGGGGCCCCGTTCGAGCTCTACATGAGCGCCGACGAGGGCTACGTGCGCCGCCTCGCCGAGGCGGGCCGGACCGAGGGCGAGGGCGCGCTCTATGCGGAGGGGCGCATCGTCCTCTTCGTCCCTGAGGGCTCGCGCATCGGGGAAGTGAGCTCCCTGGAGGGGCTGGGAGCGGCCGCGCGGGACGGCCGCCTGCGCCGGCTCGCCATCGCCAACCCCGCGCACGCCCCCTACGGGCGCGCGGCGGCCGAGGCCCTGCGCGCGGCGGGGGTGTGGGCGGCGGTGGAGCCGCTGCTGGTCCTCGGCGACAACGCCGCCCAGGCGACGCGCTTCGCGGTGGAGGGCGGCGCCGACGCCGGCATCATCCCCCTCTCCATGGCCAGGGCCCCGGCCCTCGCCGGGCGCGGCCGCTGGCGCCTGGTGCCGGCGCGGCTGCACCGCCCGCTGCGCCAGCGCATGGTGCTGATCCGTGGCGCCGGCGCCGCCGCGCGCGCCCTCTATGCCTACCTGCAAGGGGCCGAGGCGCGCGCGGTGCTGGCCCGCTACGGCTTTCTGCTCCCGGGAGGCTGA
- the modB gene encoding molybdate ABC transporter permease subunit: MDWEAFALSLRLAAWTTLVLAGMGLATARLLAWRRFPGRSVVEALVALPLVLPPTVLGFYLLALFSPEAVLGRLFLRLTGDTLAFSFAGLLLASVVYSLPFAVQPMLRAFEAVPAEMREAAWLSGLGRWATFLRVELPLAWPGVLSGLVLAFAHTMGEFGVVLMVGGNIAGETRTVSIAIYDRVQAFDDAAAARMSALLLLFAVLTIGAVFALERRRRDHA, translated from the coding sequence GTGGACTGGGAGGCCTTCGCCCTCTCCCTGCGCCTGGCCGCATGGACCACCCTCGTGTTGGCGGGGATGGGGCTGGCGACGGCGCGGCTGCTGGCCTGGCGACGCTTCCCCGGGCGCAGCGTGGTGGAGGCCCTGGTGGCCCTGCCCCTGGTGCTGCCGCCGACGGTGCTGGGCTTCTACCTGCTGGCGCTCTTCAGCCCCGAGGCGGTGCTGGGGCGGCTGTTCCTGCGCCTGACCGGCGACACCCTCGCCTTCTCCTTCGCCGGGCTGCTGCTCGCCTCCGTGGTCTACAGCCTGCCCTTCGCGGTGCAGCCCATGCTGCGGGCCTTCGAGGCGGTGCCGGCCGAGATGCGGGAGGCGGCGTGGCTGAGCGGCCTCGGCCGCTGGGCCACCTTCCTGCGCGTGGAGCTGCCCCTGGCCTGGCCCGGGGTGCTGAGCGGCCTCGTCCTCGCCTTCGCCCACACCATGGGCGAGTTCGGCGTGGTCCTCATGGTCGGCGGCAACATCGCCGGCGAGACGCGCACCGTCTCCATCGCCATCTACGACCGCGTCCAGGCCTTCGACGACGCCGCCGCGGCGCGCATGTCGGCGCTGCTGCTGCTCTTCGCGGTGCTCACCATCGGCGCCGTCTTCGCCCTCGAACGGCGCCGCCGGGACCATGCCTGA
- a CDS encoding ABC transporter ATP-binding protein: protein MPEAGLEVAVRDRGARRLLAEFAAAPGETVVFVGPSGSGKTTLLRTIAGLHRPASGRIRCDGATWLDTAAGVALPPQRRRVGMVFQHYALLPHLSARDNVALALGHLPAAQRRRRAEALLERVHLGGKGGVRPGRLSGGEQQRVALARALAREPRVLLLDEPFSAVDQVTRRKLRLEMAEIVRGLAVPVVLVTHDLEEAHVLGTRLCVLHHGELLQAGAPELVRRRPRDARVARLLDLRNVFPATVEGHREADGVTVLRWAGGRLEAPLAPRYRPGEAVTWCIPPELVLLHRRDRPSRGEAENPCRGRVVEAQAIGGMVNVLIRTQPGDALVHMDLPPHVVRRNRVRAGDEVAFSLLGEAIHVMPPEPA, encoded by the coding sequence ATGCCTGAGGCGGGCCTGGAGGTGGCGGTGCGCGACCGCGGGGCGCGCCGGCTGCTTGCCGAGTTCGCGGCCGCCCCGGGCGAGACCGTGGTCTTCGTCGGCCCCTCCGGCAGCGGCAAGACCACCCTCCTGCGCACCATCGCGGGGCTGCACCGGCCGGCCTCGGGGCGCATCCGCTGCGACGGCGCCACCTGGCTCGACACCGCCGCCGGGGTGGCGCTGCCGCCGCAGCGGCGGCGGGTGGGGATGGTCTTCCAGCACTACGCGCTGCTGCCGCATCTGAGCGCGCGCGACAACGTCGCCCTCGCCCTCGGCCATCTGCCGGCGGCGCAGCGGCGCCGCCGCGCCGAGGCGCTGCTGGAGCGGGTGCACTTGGGCGGCAAGGGCGGGGTGCGGCCGGGGCGGTTGTCCGGGGGCGAGCAGCAGCGCGTGGCCCTGGCGCGGGCGCTCGCGCGCGAGCCGCGGGTGCTGCTCCTCGACGAGCCCTTCTCGGCCGTGGACCAGGTCACGCGGCGCAAGCTGCGGCTGGAGATGGCCGAGATCGTGCGCGGGCTGGCGGTTCCGGTGGTCCTGGTCACCCACGACCTGGAGGAGGCCCACGTCCTGGGGACGCGCCTGTGCGTGCTGCACCACGGCGAGCTGCTGCAGGCGGGGGCGCCGGAGCTGGTGCGGCGTCGCCCGCGGGATGCGCGCGTGGCGCGGCTGCTGGACCTGCGCAACGTCTTCCCGGCCACGGTGGAGGGGCACCGGGAGGCCGACGGGGTGACCGTGCTGCGCTGGGCCGGGGGGCGGCTGGAGGCGCCCCTTGCGCCCCGCTACCGTCCGGGGGAGGCCGTGACCTGGTGCATCCCCCCGGAGCTGGTGCTGCTGCACCGGCGGGACCGGCCCTCCCGCGGCGAGGCGGAGAACCCCTGCCGCGGGCGGGTGGTGGAGGCCCAGGCCATCGGGGGCATGGTCAACGTGCTGATCCGCACCCAGCCCGGCGACGCCCTGGTGCACATGGACCTGCCGCCCCACGTGGTGCGGCGCAACCGGGTGCGGGCGGGCGACGAGGTGGCCTTCAGCCTCCTCGGCGAGGCCATCCACGTGATGCCGCCGGAGCCCGCCTGA
- a CDS encoding metal ABC transporter permease, which yields MDELLARALAAGAGVVLATAPLGCFVVWRRMAYFGDALAHTALPGVAAGIALGIAPQAGAAAVLVAAALLLGTLRRRGRLADDTLLGILAHTALAAGIVLIGALEGLRLDLLGYLFGDLLAVDDAGLAWIGATALAVNGALVLLWRPLVAATVSEELARAEGMRVGAAQTAYAVLVALAVAVGMQAVGVLLVTAMLVMPAAAAALHARTPEQMALLAAGAGLAAVAAGLAAAFRWDLPAGPAVVLAAAALLALAALAALAARR from the coding sequence ATGGATGAGCTGCTGGCACGGGCGCTCGCCGCCGGCGCCGGGGTCGTGCTCGCCACGGCGCCGCTGGGCTGCTTCGTGGTCTGGCGGCGCATGGCCTACTTCGGCGACGCCCTCGCCCACACCGCGCTGCCCGGGGTCGCCGCCGGCATCGCCCTCGGGATCGCGCCGCAGGCCGGCGCCGCCGCGGTGCTCGTCGCCGCGGCGCTGCTCCTCGGCACCCTGCGCCGGCGCGGACGTCTCGCCGACGACACCCTGCTCGGGATCCTCGCCCACACGGCGCTCGCCGCCGGCATCGTCCTCATCGGCGCCCTCGAGGGGCTGCGGCTGGACCTGCTGGGCTATCTCTTCGGCGACCTCCTGGCGGTGGACGACGCGGGCCTCGCCTGGATCGGGGCGACGGCGCTGGCGGTCAACGGGGCCCTGGTGCTGCTGTGGCGGCCGCTCGTCGCCGCCACCGTCTCCGAGGAGCTCGCCCGCGCCGAGGGCATGCGCGTGGGCGCCGCCCAGACCGCCTACGCCGTGCTCGTGGCGCTGGCGGTGGCGGTGGGGATGCAGGCGGTGGGGGTGCTGCTGGTCACGGCCATGCTGGTGATGCCGGCGGCGGCCGCGGCGCTGCACGCGCGCACGCCGGAGCAGATGGCGCTGCTCGCCGCCGGCGCGGGGCTCGCCGCCGTCGCCGCCGGCCTCGCCGCCGCCTTCCGCTGGGACCTGCCGGCGGGCCCGGCGGTGGTCCTCGCCGCCGCCGCCCTCCTCGCCCTCGCCGCCCTCGCCGCCCTCGCCGCCCGGCGCTGA
- a CDS encoding ATP-binding cassette domain-containing protein — translation MAADPGTLLELREVSVAGAGGRPRLEAVSLRLARGEIVTLIGPNGAGKTTLVRVALGLEPPTAGSVWRRPGLRVGYQPQRLALDPRLPLPVRRFLALTGEVPADAARAALAEVGAAHLWDRPLHRLSGGELQRVGLARVLARRPELLVLDEPSQGIDLAGQETLFEVIRRTRDRTGCAVLMVSHDLHLVMAGTDRVLCLDRHVCCQGRPEAVSRDPAFGRLFGSAALALYSHHHDRCEHG, via the coding sequence ATGGCGGCTGACCCCGGGACGCTGCTGGAGCTGCGCGAGGTCTCGGTAGCGGGCGCGGGCGGGCGGCCGCGCCTCGAGGCGGTGTCGCTGCGCCTTGCCCGCGGCGAGATCGTCACCCTCATCGGCCCCAACGGCGCCGGCAAGACCACCCTGGTCCGCGTCGCCCTCGGCCTCGAGCCGCCGACCGCCGGCAGCGTCTGGCGCCGCCCGGGGCTGCGCGTCGGCTACCAGCCGCAGCGGCTCGCCCTCGACCCGCGCCTGCCGCTGCCGGTGCGGCGCTTCCTCGCGCTCACCGGCGAGGTGCCGGCGGATGCGGCCCGGGCGGCGCTGGCGGAGGTGGGGGCGGCCCACCTCTGGGACCGGCCCCTGCACCGGCTCTCGGGCGGGGAGCTGCAGCGGGTGGGCCTGGCGCGGGTGCTGGCGCGCCGGCCCGAGCTGTTGGTGCTCGACGAGCCGAGCCAGGGGATCGACCTCGCCGGGCAGGAGACCCTGTTCGAGGTCATCCGCCGCACCCGCGACCGCACCGGCTGCGCCGTGCTGATGGTCTCCCACGACCTCCACCTGGTGATGGCGGGCACCGACCGGGTGCTCTGCCTCGACCGCCACGTCTGCTGCCAGGGCCGCCCCGAGGCGGTGAGCCGCGACCCCGCCTTCGGGCGCCTCTTCGGCAGCGCCGCGCTCGCCCTCTACAGCCACCACCACGACCGCTGCGAGCATGGATGA
- a CDS encoding Fur family transcriptional regulator: protein MGNGCTDHGRCIEEAVTRAEAACRRSGARLTPLRRRVLELVWRGHRPVGAYEILDGLRAEGRRAAPPTVYRALEFLQGLGLVHRIASRNAWLGCPRGGPHAGGFLVCAACGRTEEIEDRALAAAAAASAARHGFSAPPRAVEVVALCDGCAGTHGG from the coding sequence GTGGGGAACGGCTGCACCGATCACGGACGCTGCATCGAGGAGGCGGTGACCCGCGCCGAAGCGGCCTGCCGCCGCAGCGGCGCGCGCCTGACGCCGCTTCGCCGCCGCGTGCTCGAGCTCGTCTGGCGCGGCCACCGCCCGGTGGGCGCCTACGAGATCCTCGACGGCCTGCGCGCCGAGGGGCGCCGCGCCGCGCCCCCGACGGTCTACCGCGCCCTCGAGTTCCTGCAGGGGCTGGGCCTCGTCCACCGCATCGCGAGCCGCAACGCCTGGCTCGGCTGCCCGCGCGGCGGACCCCACGCCGGCGGCTTCCTCGTCTGCGCCGCCTGCGGGCGCACCGAGGAGATCGAGGACCGGGCGCTCGCCGCCGCCGCGGCGGCGAGCGCGGCCCGCCACGGCTTCTCCGCCCCGCCCCGCGCGGTGGAGGTGGTGGCGCTCTGCGACGGCTGCGCCGGCACCCATGGCGGCTGA
- a CDS encoding metal ABC transporter solute-binding protein, Zn/Mn family gives MLRPGLAVLLLLLAAAAGAAPRVVATVPPAAAVAAAVTDGAASLRLLLPGGQSPHGAALRPSAARALAEADLVVWVGPTLESGLARAVAALPAQRVLTWTALAGVRLRGGEAGPQGVDPHLWLDPANAAVLAQALAERLAALDPAAAERYRARAARFAADLAALEGAMARRLAPLRGRGLVVYHDALGYLTARFGLRVVATVAPDPERLPGARHVGELRARIARGEVACVVREPQFPPRLLARLVAGTRVPVVAVDVVGAGLRPGPEAYRRLLEGVVAGLEGCLGG, from the coding sequence ATGCTGCGCCCGGGCCTCGCCGTGCTGCTCCTGCTCCTCGCCGCTGCGGCGGGTGCGGCGCCGCGCGTCGTGGCGACGGTGCCGCCGGCGGCGGCGGTCGCGGCCGCAGTCACCGACGGCGCGGCGTCCCTGCGGCTGCTCCTGCCCGGGGGGCAGTCGCCCCACGGTGCGGCGCTGCGGCCCTCGGCCGCGCGCGCCCTCGCCGAGGCCGACCTCGTGGTCTGGGTGGGGCCGACCCTGGAGTCGGGGCTTGCCCGCGCCGTCGCCGCGCTGCCGGCGCAGCGGGTCCTGACCTGGACGGCGCTCGCGGGGGTGCGGCTTCGCGGCGGCGAGGCCGGCCCCCAGGGGGTGGACCCGCACCTGTGGCTGGATCCGGCCAACGCGGCGGTGCTGGCGCAGGCGCTGGCGGAGCGGCTCGCGGCGCTGGATCCGGCCGCGGCGGAGCGCTACCGCGCCCGGGCCGCGCGCTTCGCCGCGGATCTCGCGGCCTTGGAGGGGGCGATGGCGCGGCGGCTCGCGCCCCTGCGGGGGCGGGGGCTGGTGGTCTACCATGACGCCCTGGGCTACCTCACCGCCCGCTTCGGACTGCGGGTGGTGGCGACGGTGGCACCCGATCCGGAGCGGCTTCCGGGGGCGCGGCACGTGGGCGAGCTGCGGGCGCGCATCGCCCGCGGCGAGGTGGCGTGCGTGGTGCGCGAGCCCCAGTTCCCCCCGCGGCTGCTGGCGCGGCTGGTGGCGGGGACGCGGGTGCCGGTGGTGGCGGTGGACGTCGTCGGGGCGGGGCTGCGGCCCGGCCCCGAGGCGTACCGGCGGCTCCTCGAGGGGGTGGTGGCAGGGCTCGAGGGATGCCTCGGCGGCTGA
- a CDS encoding FAD:protein FMN transferase — protein sequence MPRRLMRRAALLMALAVLAAGCQRQPPPLVRERLVVFGTYVDFTIAGVEEARAREAIARIGQDFQRFDREWHPWRPGALVALNRALAEGRRACPPRELAELVRLSQRAYAASGGLFNPAIGRLIELWGFHSDEPLTGRPPPPAERIRALVAADPGMDDVTVDAAGCVSSRNPAVSLDFGGIAKGYAVDLAVARLRELGIADAIVNAGGDLRAIGSRNGAPWRIGIRHPQGRGVLAALEVSGDESVYTSGNYERFNVHEGVRYAHILDPRTGWPVQGVTSATVLHHDGAWADAAATALVVAGVARWHEVAAAMGASGALLVDEAGVLYMDPVMRARLRIETSPPPRVVLAPPLGGG from the coding sequence ATGCCTCGGCGGCTGATGCGGCGGGCGGCGCTGCTGATGGCGCTGGCGGTCCTCGCGGCCGGCTGCCAGCGGCAGCCGCCGCCGCTCGTGCGCGAGCGCCTGGTGGTCTTCGGCACCTACGTCGACTTCACCATCGCCGGGGTCGAGGAGGCGCGCGCGCGGGAGGCCATCGCCCGCATCGGGCAGGACTTCCAGCGCTTCGACCGCGAGTGGCACCCGTGGCGGCCGGGCGCGCTGGTGGCGCTCAACCGGGCGCTGGCCGAGGGCCGGCGCGCCTGCCCGCCGCGGGAGCTCGCCGAGCTGGTGCGCCTGAGCCAGCGGGCCTACGCCGCGAGCGGCGGGCTGTTCAACCCGGCCATCGGCCGGCTGATCGAGCTCTGGGGCTTCCACAGCGACGAGCCGCTCACGGGCAGGCCGCCGCCCCCGGCCGAGCGCATCCGCGCCCTGGTGGCGGCCGACCCGGGCATGGACGACGTCACGGTGGACGCCGCCGGCTGCGTCAGCAGCCGCAACCCGGCGGTGTCGCTGGACTTCGGGGGCATCGCCAAGGGCTACGCCGTCGATCTGGCGGTGGCCCGCCTGCGCGAGCTGGGCATCGCCGACGCCATCGTCAACGCCGGCGGGGACCTGCGCGCCATCGGCTCGCGCAACGGCGCGCCGTGGCGCATCGGCATCCGCCACCCCCAGGGGCGGGGCGTGCTCGCCGCGCTGGAGGTGAGCGGGGACGAGAGCGTCTACACCTCCGGCAACTACGAGCGCTTCAACGTCCACGAGGGCGTGCGCTACGCCCACATCCTCGATCCGCGCACCGGGTGGCCGGTGCAGGGCGTCACCTCGGCCACGGTGCTGCACCACGACGGCGCCTGGGCCGATGCGGCCGCCACCGCGCTGGTGGTGGCGGGGGTGGCGCGCTGGCACGAGGTCGCCGCGGCCATGGGCGCCTCCGGGGCCCTGCTCGTGGACGAGGCCGGGGTGCTCTACATGGACCCGGTGATGCGCGCCCGGCTGCGTATCGAGACCTCGCCCCCGCCGCGGGTCGTTCTCGCGCCGCCGCTCGGCGGCGGTTGA